TCGGCGGCGTCTCGACCGGTCACGGCCGTTGTGGGAGCTGTGGTTCCTGCCCGGCCTGGCCGAAGGGCGAATTGCGTTGTTCGTGCGACTACACCACGTCGTCGCCGACGGCATCGCTGGCATCGCGAATGTGGCGGCACTGCTGGGCGCAGGTGCCGAGACGACCGCACCACCGAAGCCGTGGGTGCCGGCGCCGTGGCCCTCGTCGAGCGCGCTGCTCCTCGACAACCTCTGGCGACGGGTGGCCGCGGTGCGCGGTGCCGTCTCGACACTGGGTCCGCCTGGTGACGTGCTGCGGCGCGTTCGGGCCGCGTGGCCCACCGTGCGGGAGCTGCTCGCCGCAGAGCCGGGACCACAGACGAGCCTTGGCCGTCTGATCGGTCCGGACCGAAACCTCGCGCTGGTCCGCGGCCGCCTCGACATCATGAAACGGGTCGCGCATGCCTACGACGCCACGGTCAACGACGTCCTGCTCGCCGTGATCGCCGCCGGTCTCCGTCGGCTGCTTGAGAGCCGCGGCGAGCGGGTCGAGGACGTCGTCCTGCCGGTGTACGTTCCGGTCTCGCTGCGACGCGACCGGTCTGCCCGCGGGGGCGGCAACCTGATCACACAGATGGTCGTGCCGGTCCCGCTCGCGACCTCCGACTTCGGACGGCGGCTGCGGCAGATCGCCGCCGAGACGACCAGCCGCAAGGCCATGGCGCGGCCGCCCCTCGGGGCGATGTTCCGCAGCAGGCTCCTGGCCGGGGTGATGCTCAAGCTCGTCGCACGCCAGCGCGTCAACGTCGTCACCGCCGACCTGCCCGGCCCGCCCGAGCCGCTGGACGTCGCCGGCGCGCCACTGCTCGAGGTGTTCCCGCTGCTCAACCTCATCGGGACGGTGTCGCTCGGCGTGGGTGCGCTGTCCTACGCCGGCCAGTTCAACCTCATGATCGTCGCCGACGCGGACGCCTACCCCGACCTCGAGGTGTTCGCCGCGGGCGTCGAAGAAGAGCTGAGAGCGGCTGCAGCTGCGGTCACGCCGAGCGCCTAGGCGGGGCTTCCAGCCACGCTGAGGTCGGCGGCGACCGGGCTGAGTGACCCGATGAGTGTGGGACAGTCGGCTCTGGCAGATCGGCCGGTCTTGTCGGACGATCGTGGCGACTCGGGGACAGGGCGCGCGATCGTGCGGTGGCGGGTGTCGGCCGAGTCCGCCGGTGCGGGCGGGCGCGGGCTCGCCCTGCCACGGTTGCAGCACCGGGTTCACGCCCATGCGCGCCACCATTGTCCTGAGAATCGCGTGGGCCCTGTGGCACGTGCCCGCCTACGTGCTCTTGGCCCAGGCCGGCGACGGGCTCGAGACGCGGAGATGGGCATGGTCCTGGCCGGTGGCGCGATCGAGCCCGTCGCCTTGACTGTCGTGTTCACCTGGCTGTTCAACCACACGCGCAGCACGCTGCTGTGCATCGTGTTGCACGGCGGGATCAACGCGGCCGCCTCCATCCAGTCTGCTGCTACCCGCTGCCGTCGACGGCAGCGTCTACGTGCAGGTGGCCCTCACCGGCAACCTCGTCGTGATCCTTGGCGCCGTGGCCGTGGCAGCGTGGACGCGAGGACGCCTCGGCGGGTGACCTGCGCGCCGCCGGTCGTCTCAGTCGTCGTGGACG
The sequence above is a segment of the Euzebyales bacterium genome. Coding sequences within it:
- a CDS encoding wax ester/triacylglycerol synthase domain-containing protein yields the protein MDRLTADDRLILWPDEVWPQDIGALAVLDGSGLLDADGNVRIQAARDAVDRRIHLVPRFRQILRVPRRGLGGPLWVDAAAFDLRDHVQVAPVPPPGDEAQLLHTVEQIRRRRLDRSRPLWELWFLPGLAEGRIALFVRLHHVVADGIAGIANVAALLGAGAETTAPPKPWVPAPWPSSSALLLDNLWRRVAAVRGAVSTLGPPGDVLRRVRAAWPTVRELLAAEPGPQTSLGRLIGPDRNLALVRGRLDIMKRVAHAYDATVNDVLLAVIAAGLRRLLESRGERVEDVVLPVYVPVSLRRDRSARGGGNLITQMVVPVPLATSDFGRRLRQIAAETTSRKAMARPPLGAMFRSRLLAGVMLKLVARQRVNVVTADLPGPPEPLDVAGAPLLEVFPLLNLIGTVSLGVGALSYAGQFNLMIVADADAYPDLEVFAAGVEEELRAAAAAVTPSA